The Candidatus Anstonellales archaeon sequence CAATTATGTAAGGAATAAAGCAACAGACGCTTCCAGCGATTCCGCCGCTAAGTCCGCCTAAAACAACAGAAATGCCTCGTTGTACATTGTCACCGGCTTCAATTATGTGCATAAAAAATCAACCTTTGCTAAAGAATCTGGAGATTTTATAGATTTATTTTTATAAATTCACCCTCCCCTTTTGCAATCTTGTATGCATCAGCTATTATTGCAACAGCGAACCCGACTAATAATAAAAAAACAACAAAAGGAATGCAACATAGAGCCCCAATTCCAAGTAAAGGGGATGCCACACTGACAAGTGAGTAGATAATTGCCCCTATAACTAGAGCGAGTAGATAAATTATGTTTAGGACAATTCCACGTTTTATTCTTCTGATATAAATGTGCCCCAGGGCAGGGAACAAACCAAAAAGAAGAAACCCAACGATGCCAATAAAAAGTGTAACTGTCGGGTCGTGGGGAGTAGCCCCCCTTTCTGTTGTTTTTGTCTTATTCATCTTAGCATCTTTTGATTTCAATAGTTATATAAACGTTTTGGGGACCTTTAAGATAAGTTGTTGAGGTTTTGTGGTTTGTAGCTGGAGCGTTTCCGCAAGCTTAGTCTTTTTTTTGATGAGACTTTGAGTATAAGATAGTGCAAGATAGTGCATGAGTTCTTGAGGAGGAAATGTTCGGATGCGAAGCGGATGTTGCGAGTTGTTGTTTGACTTTAGCTTGGACAGACGTTGGGGGTGTGTTTTGCTCTATGTTTGTTGGGTTGATTTGTTAAGTTATGTTAGATATTTGTCAAGTTCGAATCGTTTTCGGGAGCAGGCTCTATGATTTTTTTCTAATATGGTTGAATTTTCTAAGGATTAGACCACATAAGCTATTGATAACGCTTCCAGAATCCGAACATTTAGATGACTGCAATTTTTACAGGGTTACTCTTCCTTCTTTTATGTTTCGGATTATGGTGCTGTAGACTTCTCCAACTTTTATGCGCTCCTGCTTACCATCGTTTCTGTAACGTATAGTCACTGTATCGTCTTTGAGAGTGTCATAATCTATTGTAAGACAATAGGGGATGCCTATCTCATCTGCTCGAGCATATCTACGTCCTATTGAACCGCTCTCAGTATATATAACGTCCAATCCTTCTGCTCTTAAATTTCCAAGAAGGTCAAGTGCTTTCTCACTAAGGCCGTCTCTCCTCATAAGCGGATAAACTGCGCATGAGTAAGGAGCAATGACTGGGGGAAAATCAAACCACGCCCAATCTTTTTTGTTTCCTTTTTCTCTGAAGGTGTGTTCGAGTATGCACCAGAATAATCTGTCAAGCCCCATTGAAGGTTCAACTACATGTGGGATTATCTTCCGTTCGTTTTCCTTTCCTTCTTTTGCTTCGTTTGGATTGTTGTGGTTTACATAAACGCGAAGATCAACTCCGCTTTTTGAAGAATGAGACGATAGGTCGAAGTCGGTCCGATAGGCATTGCCAATAGTTTCTATGACTCCAAAAGAGGTTTCGATTTCCAGATCAAAATTCCCGGCTGAATAATGGGGTGTGTCCTTTTTTCCCATTTTCTTAAAATAAAATTTCTCGTACGGAATGCCAAGAGATGTATAAAATTGCGTTTGCCTGACCATAAAATATGCCATTATCTCGTTCGGGATTATTCCTTTTCTTACAGCTTCGGCTGCCGACATCTTTTGGATTCTGTCGCTTCCGGCAACCATTATTCTTATCTGTTCAGTCTCGACTTGAGAAAATTTCTCTATTGTTGGGCTTCGCGGGTCAAAAAAGTACTCAAGTTCCATCTGTG is a genomic window containing:
- the glyS gene encoding glycine--tRNA ligase, coding for MKHQKLYERLMEIALQRSFLIPSFEIYGSISGFYDYGPVGCLMKKKIEDYFRKFFIKSEGFFEIETSTVLPSVVLEASGHAKNFVDPLIRCKACSSEFKADEFLDQKKLEASGWNSPEELLPLLKKEGIACPACGGEFESKGWFNLMFKTNIGPVEGNTGYFRPETAQGIFLDFSRIFRNHGTKLPICVGQIGKSFRNEISPRKGILRLREFTQMELEYFFDPRSPTIEKFSQVETEQIRIMVAGSDRIQKMSAAEAVRKGIIPNEIMAYFMVRQTQFYTSLGIPYEKFYFKKMGKKDTPHYSAGNFDLEIETSFGVIETIGNAYRTDFDLSSHSSKSGVDLRVYVNHNNPNEAKEGKENERKIIPHVVEPSMGLDRLFWCILEHTFREKGNKKDWAWFDFPPVIAPYSCAVYPLMRRDGLSEKALDLLGNLRAEGLDVIYTESGSIGRRYARADEIGIPYCLTIDYDTLKDDTVTIRYRNDGKQERIKVGEVYSTIIRNIKEGRVTL